In a single window of the Silurus meridionalis isolate SWU-2019-XX chromosome 8, ASM1480568v1, whole genome shotgun sequence genome:
- the LOC124390506 gene encoding pectinesterase inhibitor 10-like isoform X2, producing the protein MNLFVLPGKTLCRDEANCTTPGTDGDRTRHQSPPSSLSPVRTLSPPSSLSPVRTRSPPSSSSPVRTRSPPSSSSPVRTRSSSSSSSPVRTRSPPSSSSPVRTRDKEIKRKKMKR; encoded by the exons ATGAATCTTTTTGTACTGCCGGGaaagaccctctgccgggatgaAGCGAACTGTACGACAcctggaacg GACGGGGACAGGACACGGCATCAGTCTCCACCAAGCAgcttgtcccctgtgaggactctgtctcctccaagcagcttgtcccctgtgaggactcggtctcctccaagcagctcgtcccctgtgaggactcggtctccccCAAGCAGCTcatcccctgtgaggactcggtcttcTTCAAGCAGCTcttcccctgtgaggactcggtctcctccaagcagctcgtcccctgtgaggactcgagATAAAGAgatcaagaggaagaagatgaagagatga
- the LOC124390506 gene encoding mucin-7-like isoform X1 produces the protein MNLFVLPGKTLCRDEANCTTPGTKDGDRTRHQSPPSSLSPVRTLSPPSSLSPVRTRSPPSSSSPVRTRSPPSSSSPVRTRSSSSSSSPVRTRSPPSSSSPVRTRDKEIKRKKMKR, from the exons ATGAATCTTTTTGTACTGCCGGGaaagaccctctgccgggatgaAGCGAACTGTACGACAcctggaacg AAGGACGGGGACAGGACACGGCATCAGTCTCCACCAAGCAgcttgtcccctgtgaggactctgtctcctccaagcagcttgtcccctgtgaggactcggtctcctccaagcagctcgtcccctgtgaggactcggtctccccCAAGCAGCTcatcccctgtgaggactcggtcttcTTCAAGCAGCTcttcccctgtgaggactcggtctcctccaagcagctcgtcccctgtgaggactcgagATAAAGAgatcaagaggaagaagatgaagagatga